In the Leishmania infantum JPCM5 genome chromosome 8 genome, CACACTTTCCCCCTCCAGGGCTACCCAGAGATGGTCCTTCACGGCGACTTCTTTGCGAACAAGGGGGCGGCCATGGTGCGGGTGATGGTGCCGGTGACGATGGAGgatggcagcgccgccaaggCACAGGAGGTGACCCTCTACACCACTCACCTTGTCGCCGTATACGAAAAGGTCAGCCAGCTGTCCTCGTGGAAGCGCGAGCGCTACCTTCCCTTCCGCATCTCGCAGGCGATCTCGTTCGCAGATTTCATCGTAAGCACCTCGCGTCCTACCGACCGCATCATCATTGGCGGCGACTTCAACTGCTCTCAGCGATCGCTCGAGGTGCAGATGATGCTGATCCTGCTCAAGCGGTACGGGTACGACATGCACTCCGTCTTACCTCCGCCGCGGGCGCTGCGGgatgcagcgacggcggagcaggagcgcgAGGGCGGTCAGCGGTTCTTCACGTATTCGGACAGCAACACCTTCAACTCGATGAAGACGTCGTACTTCAAGCTGCTCAAGCTGGAGGCGGACATCCCCTCGCAGATCGATCACATTTTCTTCTCTCGTCCAGCCTTCGCGCTGCGCCAGTTTGCCGACTGCCCGGACGTCGCCGATGGCTACCCGTGCGCCTTGCAAGACGCGCCGAACGGGCTCGTCGTCTTTACCAAAAATGAGGTTCACGTCCCGCCGCACTCGGCGTGGTGCCGGTCCCTGTGGCACCAGCTGCTCACCGGCAAGCGCGTGCCACGCGGCGCCAATGCGACCGGGCAGCTAGCGAAGCCGGGGCGCAAGACGGCGTCATCAACGGAAGGACAGAGCGCGGACGACGCAGCCCACTACTACCCCATGTCGGACCACTTtggcgtggcagcgctgctcggcatGCGTGTGGAAAAGGCGGGCTCAACGACGGCCATGATTTGCTCTAGCCCTGAGACGGGCGGCACGGCCGCGTTGGCACTCACCCCTGACGAGGCGCGGGCTGTCCAGACGGTGGTGGACTTCTTGGAGGACTACGTGTGCAAGCTCCGCTCACAGGCCAAGACAACACGCTACATGGCGGTGTTTTCGCTGCTGTTGGTGGCGGCGAACATCTGGGTCCTTCGGCGACTGagcgcgaaggaggaggctcGCTCAGCGGCGGTACTGGAGCGCATATACGACATGGCAGCCGCCACTACCCGCGATACGGCAAAGGTGGTGCAGCCGGGCAACGGGCTCGAGTCCATAAAGCATGGCTTTAACGTGGCGAAGGACTGGGCGAGTAACCAGGCGCACCTGACGCTGCACATCGTGAGCAAATTCACGGGCGCAACCCCAGCGCCCGGTATCAACGCCGGCGACACACCAGAGGGGTCCAAGCAGCCTGCCGCTAACGTGGCCGATCCGTCAGAACCGGTGCCCAGGACCGTCCCCGCGTCCACCGCAGCTACTACGGCCAAGAGGGCCACATCCACACCGGagggcgatgctgctgcgcgtccgGACTTCCGTGCCAtcgcggaggcgctgacggtgcgTCCATTGTATGCCTCCGCGTGGGTCTCCTCCGCGTTCAACAtgaccgccgccgttgttGGCACCGTGTCCTTCGCGATTGGTGTGTTTCAGCGCGCCGGTAACGCCAATATCCTCGAAGAACAAGTGCATCAGCTGAAGAAGTTGTAGTGTGCACTCTGCGTGCGCTTCCTGGCCAAGTCGGACAACTGGCGGCTGGTCTTTGCTAGCGTCTCTTCCTCAGTGAGACAGCGGCGAGCACATGTTCGTTGGCCTCCCTTTGAGTGCTGCCCGTcgcacgtgtgcgtcgcggatggctgccgccgccttgccTGCATATGGACCtcacgctttttttttcactgtCCGGTCTTGTATCCGCGTGCTTACGTGCCGGCATGCTCTCTTGTGTCTCTGCCATGCTGGCCGGCGCTGCTACCGTCGCGGTGGATGGGCAGCCACTGGTCGATGTCgtgcgccgcgcgtgcgctgatCAACTGTGCTTCCTGTACGTGCGTGGACGTGGGCGCTTTCCGCCCCGTCCGCCTTCGCCCTTTTGCTTGTGCTTTTCGGTTACAtgcttcgccctctctctgtgtgtgtcgggagggaggagggtggaggaggcggtatTGCTGTACTGGCTCTTCcccacggccgcctcgcaggaCGCGATGGGGCTCGTGAGGTGGTCGGGGTCGAGTAGACCCCCTAACGCTTGCGCTTGGGCAGAGAGCGGGCACGCTGATGTAGGAAAACGTTTTTAAGGGCCACtcgttgctgctggtgcggttCTCTTTGCATCTTGCTTGTTCGCCTCACGATCCCCTCTCTGTCGTTCGTGCGTGCATGACACCGAcctcttcttcacctcgCCTCACCTCTCTTCGCCACGTGGGCTTGTCGGCCTGCCTGCCGGTGTGTGTTGACACAGTGTCGCAGACTCCGCTGGTGCCGTTCGTTTTGGCTTCCGGCCGGAGAAGGGTGTCTTCCCGGGATGCTGCGGGAGCGTTCATCGCTGTGAGAGGAGCACCGTGGTGACTGCAGCCATGGAGTCGCTGCAGTTGAGGTAAAGCGGCGAAgcaggtgcgtgcgcgtgtgcgggccACGAGACACTGAGgagcacacagagaaggggagggccCTGGAAAGGGCAATGGCAAGGAAATAGTGACGCGAGAGACGAGAGGCGCGACAGCACGGCGATGGGAAGCGCTCGGCAGCCACGGAAGCCACTACCCACTACCACCATCCACCCCTCCCGTCAAAAAACGAAACACGCACGAACGAATCGAAGGGGTGATGCACCATGGGGAGACGCAACTGGAAGAAAGAACCAGTGATAGCCGCGCATCTGTCGGTGTGCAGATGAGGACGGCAGCTGTGTGccgtcacgcacacacctcacTCTCTTCTGCGGGCTGAGGAAGCGTGACCAGCAGAGGCTCCCACCCACCGCCACTCCACTCGGCATGCGTCGCGCTGCCACTCTCCCGTTCTTTGCAGCGGTCAGACATGGCACATACATGCAGAGGGAGCGACGCAGCCGTGCCCATGGCCGTTtacgccgtcgctgcgagTGACTACCCTACCCTTCTCTCATCTGCATGCTGCACCTTCCTGCTGTGCTGGGCCGAGTCACCAATCACATGTGCTCCTCGCCTCCCGTAAGACCCCCAGACACATCGACTCGCTCGTGGTATCGCGCAAGAAGCAACACGGCGCCGTCCACCCACCCCGCACGCACCGGCGCTCGACACGCATACCTTCGCAGTATCGAAGCAGCCTGTGAGTACCGCTCTGCGCGCGCCACAACTCAAGACGCTCGCTCACTCGCTCTCCCCAGCgtcgcgcacatgcgcgcttCTCTTGCGCTTGGATCGTTGATGGTAGACAGACGCTTCCTTCTCCATCTAGCGGTGTGGATGCTGCTCGGCCTTGGAGCCTTCCCCTCGCGAACTCGGTGATGCCTCCGCGACGCCGAcagctgcacgcgtgcgcagggCTTGCACTCCGCAGTGACCGCGGACAGCATCCGCGTGCGATGGCAACACGCACCATCTACCACCTCCCGAACATTCCCCATGCAAGCTGTGCTGCGGCGAGCAGGAACCACGGAGGGCCTGCAAGCGCATCAGAGGAGCCACTGCACGCCAAAGACGTACACACtggcgctggagaaggacgaggcggctgtggcagtggcgagggcgcagaggaggaggtggttgtatgtgccgcaccgccgacggcgccgcagctcgcAAGCGCGGTCACACGAGGTCGAGGAGATGGCGGGGCAGTGCACACGTTAAAGCGGTACCTACGCCCatacgaggaggagggcagcggtgctgtgcTTCTAGAAAGGGAGCCGGACGGCACGGTCGCGCCACCCCCAAGGCACAACTGCCCAAAGCCGGCGAAGCTTGACACCGACGTCTGGCATTGGAGTGGCGACATAGAAGAGGTGCGGCAACACACAAGCGTGGATGGTCGACGGGCCGGCCATGACcgcacagcgacggcagAACACCGAAGAGGTGATCGCACCTCAGAGTGCGCCTGTGGTACCCGTAGTCGTCATTGCCTCCCCGCGAAGAAGTTTAGGTGCGACGCGACACCGACACCTGcatcttgcgctgctgctacggACAATTTTGATGAAAGATGCGATGCCGCCTTCGCAGAAAGGGGATGCGTTGCTGTAGCAGTGTTTAGTCGCCCGCCGGACTCACGTGCACTGGAGGACGCGCGCCCCTCATCACCACTACTGTTACCGTCCTCTCCTGCCTCCACGAATAGTAGCGAGACGAGCGCGCCGAGGTCGTCAACGTGGGCAACAACACGCTGTCGCAGACgtgacagcggtggcgaggacGATACTTTGTTTAGGtgctccaccaccgccacttcAGCCTCTGAGATCGACAGCGATGGTTGCCCAGAGGATGGCCACGGTAGCCTGGTGCAAGGGGTCTTTGTCGAGTGTGAGGCGCGCTCTGCGGGTTCCGGAAGCGGTCCGCAGCTGGCGATTCCAAGGCATCTGGCGGCCCAGCAGAGTAGCGCTTGCGACGTGCTGCGAGACCGTCCGCTCATCGCTGCACCACCAAGTAGCGAGCAGATTACAGCCGCACCCACGAACCGCGCCAGCTGCAAGATCGCCCGCCTCACAAACTTTTACTTAGAGCCCCGCTACCGCCGACACGCGCAGCACATGGCACTGCATGATCTGCCGCTGGCGACATCGGCGACAGTGTCATCGCGCTCTAGCACGTCCTCCAGCATGTTTCTCCAGCTGTTCACAGCATCTCCTCCTTCGTGCCCTGCGGGTTGCGAGGTGAAGCGCGACGCAGCTTCGCGCACGAACGACGACGAGATGGGCGTGAGGCCGCCGATCTGGTCTATCATCATGAAGTACTATGCCGCCCATCATGAGCAGCAACTGCCCCCACATGCGCCTCTTTAATGGTTAGATATCTCTTTCGGGGAGCAGACTGAGGCGGacgcgcagcgacgcctgTGCTCAAGGAGACACCGCTCGCGGCTCTCATTTCTTTTCGCCCTCGCTCTACTCTGAGTTGattcctgctgctgctgcctccacTTGAAAGTGAAACTCGCGTTCATGGATTGGGGAAGGCGGAAGATATCACGGGCACAGGAATGGTGGTAGTTGTGTTGGGGGGGGTTGCCGAGCCCGCTGAATGTGAGCATGacgtgctcctcctcggcccgTGTCAGCCCAAGAGAGACGCCGCTCccgtgaggagggggggggctcgtGCCGCTGAAGCGCTTCCATGGCGACTTGTACGCATGATGGCAACACGGAGGACTGCTTCCACCGTCGTC is a window encoding:
- the ISCL gene encoding inositol phosphosphingolipid phospholipase C-Like, which codes for MSHASTFAAGELPIRVLTFNLWGIFNSRMREARMKVFATKIEHYDVILLQEQFSVEDFDLIFQHASPAVQRTYTFRRFCSSFYGSGCAVISRYPISQAFFHTFPLQGYPEMVLHGDFFANKGAAMVRVMVPVTMEDGSAAKAQEVTLYTTHLVAVYEKVSQLSSWKRERYLPFRISQAISFADFIVSTSRPTDRIIIGGDFNCSQRSLEVQMMLILLKRYGYDMHSVLPPPRALRDAATAEQEREGGQRFFTYSDSNTFNSMKTSYFKLLKLEADIPSQIDHIFFSRPAFALRQFADCPDVADGYPCALQDAPNGLVVFTKNEVHVPPHSAWCRSLWHQLLTGKRVPRGANATGQLAKPGRKTASSTEGQSADDAAHYYPMSDHFGVAALLGMRVEKAGSTTAMICSSPETGGTAALALTPDEARAVQTVVDFLEDYVCKLRSQAKTTRYMAVFSLLLVAANIWVLRRLSAKEEARSAAVLERIYDMAAATTRDTAKVVQPGNGLESIKHGFNVAKDWASNQAHLTLHIVSKFTGATPAPGINAGDTPEGSKQPAANVADPSEPVPRTVPASTAATTAKRATSTPEGDAAARPDFRAIAEALTVRPLYASAWVSSAFNMTAAVVGTVSFAIGVFQRAGNANILEEQVHQLKKL